In Dermacentor silvarum isolate Dsil-2018 chromosome 2, BIME_Dsil_1.4, whole genome shotgun sequence, the following proteins share a genomic window:
- the LOC119441798 gene encoding sulfotransferase ssu-1 yields the protein MPSSWNPVEEETGKKALEEACKPGPSHKNAYRDFEGLYLSKTFTDRNMRTALSYKPLDGDVFVVSYPKCGTTWMQHIVYCIFRDGVPPKNLMEFMNMAPFLELLGGEGAQAMPRPNGIKTHLPFNKQPYSAKAKYIYITRNPYDCCVSFYYHTRNMPMYLFEDGTFDQFFDMFIEGKVDFGDYFDHLLSWYEHRRDSNVLFVTYEDLKKDTRGWVLKVADFLGKEYGDKLRQSPDIFEKIMTAISVDSMKKINAEMNNWGKDLTSVPLETLPEGMKSLVEAMGSLLDKPIKGDFVRKGIVGDWKNHFSPEQVARMKERIALKTAGSDVMDLWKDAGLP from the exons ATGCCGTCATCGTGGAACCCGGTAGAAGAGGAAACCGGCAAAAAAGCCCTCGAAGAG GCGTGCAAGCCTGGACCTTCACACAAGAACGCCTACAGAGATTTCGAAGGTCTGTACCTCAGCAAAACTTTCACGGATCGAAATATGCGCACTGCGCTGTCCTACAAACCGCTTGATGGGGACGTCTTTGTCGTGAGCTACCCGAAATGTGGCACCACATGGATGCAACACATTGTGTACTGCATATTCCGCGATGGCGTGCCCCCTAAGAACCTCATGGAGTTCATGAACATGGCTCCGTTCTTGGAGCTTCTAGGAGGCGAGGGCGCGCAGGCTATGCCACGACCAAATGGCATCAAGACTCACCTGCCGTTCAACAAGCAGCCTTACTCGGCCAAGGCCAAGTACATCTATATCACCCGCAACCCATATGACTGCTGCGTGTCCTTCTACTACCACACGAGGAACATGCCGATGTACCTGTTCGAGGACGGCACGTTCGACCAGTTCTTCGACATGTTCATCGAAGGAAAAGTGGACTTCGGTGACTACTTCGACCACCTCTTGTCCTGGTACGAACATCGCAGGGACAGCAACGTCCTCTTCGTCACTTACGAAGACCTTAAGAAGGACACTCGTGGCTGGGTGCTCAAAGTCGCGGACTTCCTGGGTAAGGAGTACGGAGACAAATTGAGACAGAGCCCGGATATCTTCGAGAAGATTATGACTGCGATTAGCGTCGACTCCATGAAGAAGATTAACGCCGAGATGAACAACTGGGGCAAGGATTTGACCAGTGTTCCCCTGGAGACGCTGCCTGAAGGGATGAAGTCTTTGGTGGAAGCCATGGGGTCTCTGCTAGACAAGCCAATCAAGGGAGACTTCGTGAGGAAAGGCATTGTGGGGGACTGGAAGAACCACTTTTCGCCGGAGCAGGTCGccaggatgaaagagcgaatcgCACTCAAGACAGCCGGCAGTGATGTCATGGACCTGTGGAAAGACGCGGGCTTGCCCTAA